In Brassica napus cultivar Da-Ae chromosome C2, Da-Ae, whole genome shotgun sequence, the sequence ttgttttgtttttggtaaagcTAAGTGGAGGAGGCAAGGTTCATGTTGTCTCTATTTATCTGTCTCTCTCTATTGaatttaattcttttttgttCTTGGTAAAGGTGGTCGTGAGCTGAGATGCTGGTCTGTGGTCGTGAGCAGCCGTGAGCAGAGTCGCCGGAAGTGGACCCGTGACGAATCAGAGGTTCCACCGGTGAGGATCAGAAGAATAAGAATCGGTGCTTCTTTTGTTCATAGTAGATACAGGGGGtgaaggaagatgaagaagctcaATGGACGTGGTTGAAGACGGCTGAGTTAGAAAAAGATAGGgctttttttttaggtttagtGTAAACCaagttagagcatgattaacctgGGATTCTTATGatggagttcttagcggaagttaagaaacagtttatTAACTTTCGCTAAGAACCCTACTCTAAGAaaccccgggttaatcatggtcttagtgGTTTGACTTTATTTTTAGTTTCTGGTCTAGtttgtaaaccaaaatatatttgtaaaccagttttaattataaataaaatttattatattttaaattataaaacaattttgatttaatttccaattattttattttttattataattatttttggtttattgtaTAAAGACCTATCATGGCACGAAAGTTGTCCTATAATTAAGTTAAATAATATCATCTAAATATTGCTATCGTATCTGTACATTTCGTAGCGTTCATAAAGTGCTATCGTAGAGGGGGTACCTACGATTGCTGCCGATGACATAGCATTTATGAATTCGCTATGAAACCTCTACTATAGCATATTTTCCGGCTAAGAATgtacatatttcttgtagtgggtTAAAACAAAATTGAGATTTGTGTTGCTATGAAGTGAATAAGCGGCATTGATCTCTGAAGCTAAAGTTTTCTTGGTATTCTAAATTCTCTTGAGGGTCTccaggaaagagagagagccTTTGGTCCATGTCTACGTCCTAACATTTGATAATAATGATGAAACAATCATGCATCGAGAATGCAATTCTTAAGCTTTCTCCTTTTTCCTctaaattattttcttcttcttcctctaattTAATTGCTGCTATAACTCTCTTGACTTCCTTAACAATCTCTTTGACAAAATCCGCTTCAGAGCTGCCAAAAAAAGTATACCTTATTTAAACAATAGCCTTCGCATTTTGATCTCAAATAAATATCACGACTCTCTGGTTGTAATTGAAGTGTTCAAAAGACCAAGACTAATTAAGAAGAATGAGTGTGAGTGTGAGTGATtgtcattaaagtgtataaaaaGCAAGACCAAGAAGAATGAGTGTCAGCAGGGTCTGTCTTGAaagttttttgtaaataaaaaaattcctaaagatttttataaaaaacttgAATAATTTACCGAATATGATTACTCCAGAAAATGAAGcgaaaaaactaatattttgtGAATGTGCTCAAAACCGGTCTTGAGTTCGTGTCTGAGCGTGAGCGCTAGTGTGAATGTGAGTGAGTATTGAGTGTGAGTGGGAAGTACCTCTTGTCTTTCAATGACAAACCCATCTTGTCGGAGACACACTCCAAGGCTTCCTTCCACTTCTTGATCTGATCTCCACTAGAAGCTTTCGCGAGCGTCCAAAAGTTCTCACCAAACTCGCCTGTCTGTTTCCTTACGTCTCTTGCATTCACTTTGTAGAAGATTGGGATTATTTGGAGCTTTCTTTGATCCGCAAGTTTCTTCATCTTCACCAGCTCGTCCATGCACCAGCTTGATTCTGCATACCGGGCAGAGAAGATGGCCAGCGCGATCTTCGACTCTTCAATCCTTGCAAAGAGATCTTTGAGATCTTTGCCTCTCTGCTCGTATTTGTCAACGAAGAAATCGATTCCATGCCTTTCAAAAGCATCAATGAGATGACTAACGAAGCTGTAACGCAGTTCCTCTCCTCGGTAATTGAAGAACACTTGATGGACATCCGTGGTAGAGAATACTCGCATCGATGGAACACAGTTGTCCTGTTAAGTACGTAAGTATGAATTTTTGTATAGCAAAGAACAAATGTGATAGACAGATTGGTAAGGAAGTCTATTAGACCTCATATATATAgtcttttcctaataataataacaaatgtaaTAGAATATTGTCAAAGTATGTATTTCTTCGAGTAGAAGTTGATATCAAATCAATTTCGGCCGACCGGTCCCAgcaaatcactacaagaaaacataatcttaacgagggcggttttcctcgctaattcgtcgtaaaagaggctttacgacgaattagcgaggaaacgtgtttgctcgttacacgtccgtcgtaacacatatttcctcgctaattcgtcgtaacttagcgaggaatatatttcgtcgtaaagacgaagtagaacgattcgtcgtaaagacgtcgctacaattcctcgtaaggacgtcagctacaattcctcgtaaataactcgaaaacagtttctcgtaatctacacgtaaataccttgaaatattttcctcgcaaaatacacgtaataaccacgaaattatttcctcgtaaaatagtcgtaaacatttcctcgttatttcctcgtaaagaattcctcgtaaaatactcgtaaactgtttctcgtcatttcctcgtaagatttccacgtaaagaggtcgtactttagctacgaatttacttcgtttttattattttacagaattttaaaatataataaaaaaataattaaaattacttaatttaataataaattaaaattcaaaataaaaataaattcatatgaaaatattttataaataaataagttttgaatttatataatacaacaacaaaaaaaaaaactaagggtcgttcatcgcccggtagaattcatcactcctcctcgtaacatccgcctcgttatgtacgtcgtcggatgactcgccatgaatgggatgttgttgtcgcatgttcctcaacatggactcccattccggatttgtggccgcaataacgtccaagaagccctcgactccacccatacgagattttgtcgcggtcaactcgttacgcagctgagcggactctctacgcagctccgtgacttcatcatcccgtcgctgaccgtaagacgatgtcgctctcggaacatcattgacggaaccaatacccaacgtccgtcccttttttttagggacaaccttaaaaacaaaaaataaatattgtaagtaaatatttaaagttaaattaaatgattaattaaaagttaatttttttgaaaatttacctcctcgtaaatcttatccacttcaagtgtggataaggtgacgggtaatccgtcggtagactgctgggtcagctgagtctggcggtcttcaacccgagcaactacgtcgttgtagatttgctcggacttgccatctacaaatacgcccgccttgttcttgtgggtcctctcgtaaagttccataagagacgggagatgtcccgt encodes:
- the LOC106378631 gene encoding disease resistance protein RBA1-like, whose product is MRVFSTTDVHQVFFNYRGEELRYSFVSHLIDAFERHGIDFFVDKYEQRGKDLKDLFARIEESKIALAIFSARYAESSWCMDELVKMKKLADQRKLQIIPIFYKVNARDVRKQTGEFGENFWTLAKASSGDQIKKWKEALECVSDKMGLSLKDKSSEADFVKEIVKEVKRVIAAIKLEEEEENNLEEKGESLRIAFSMHDCFIIIIKC